Proteins from one Aspergillus nidulans FGSC A4 chromosome VIII genomic window:
- a CDS encoding protein cyp10 (transcript_id=CADANIAT00002319) — translation MTAEEEQAKLAQNKRPHSEVEADEDGSESSDDDFGPALPSADAPKKKRRKLPFEKVYVNALPASARYSKSLMHKDQLSFVTMTPHTDFLITSSIDGVVKFWKKMAVGVEFVKEFRAHAAEIKGVSVSADGRSFATTGADKTVKIFDVITFDLLAMLTLDFSPRCICWVHPRGASLPLLAVTDDASSTIRIYDGRGENPAPLHTLKSVHRSPISAIAFNDAYNCVVSADESGMIEYWRASDGTFEKPDNVFELKSSTNLFEFKKAKSTPSSITISPSGKQFATISFPDRQVRVFDFGTGKLYRKYDESLSTITDMQQAGTALYTLDAVEFGRRLAVERELENPVTKPKANVIFDESNHFILYGSLYGVKCINTYTNRVVRVYAKDEPFRPLNLAMYQGQPQKKGVVTVSMAASANPLLAEAEERDPILVTTGFAKLRFYLFTNETEISKSTRDVHNEKPRDIDSAAATAASNKSGELGTSAILHTTMGDIHLRLFPSAAPKAVENFTTHAKNGYYNNTIFHRVIRKFMIQGGDPLGDGTGGESIWGGEFEDEFSALKHDKPYTLSMANAGPNTNGSQFFITTEKTPWLDGKHTIFGRAVQGLDVVHKIENVKTVKEKPEVDVKIVSISVS, via the exons ATGACggccgaagaggagcaggccaAACTGGCGCAAAACAAGCGTCCCCATTCCGAAGTGGAagccgacgaggatg GAAGCGAATCGTCTGACGACGACTTCGGTCCGGCGCTGCCCTCTGCTGACGcgcccaagaagaagcgccgGAAGCTCCCATTCGAAAAGGTTTACGTGAATGCGCTGCCCGCGTCGGCCCGGTACTCCAAATCGCTCATGCACAAGGATCAACTATCCTTTGTAACGATGACACCGCATACGGATTTCCTGATCACCTCGTCCATTGATGGAGTTGTCAAgttctggaagaagatggctgtTGGCGTAGAGTTTGTCAAGGAGTTCCGCGCCCATGCCGCGGAGATCAAAGGCGTCAGCGTGAGCGCGGACGGGCGAAGCTTTGCGACAACCGGGGCGGACAAAACAGTCAAGATCTTCGATGTGATTACGTTCG ATCTACTTGCTATGCTAACCCTCGACTTTAGTCCCCGCTGCATCTGCTGGGTACACCCTCGCGGCGCATCCCTCCCACTCCTCGCCGTAACCGACGACGCCAGCAGCACAATCCGGATATACGACGGCCGCGGCGAGAACCCAGCACCGCTACACACACTAAAATCCGTCCACCGCAGTCCGATATCCGCAATTGCCTTCAATGACGCCTACAACTGCGTTGTATCAGCCGACGAGTCCGGCATGATCGAGTACTGGCGCGCCTCAGATGGCACTTTTGAGAAACCCGACAACGTCTTCGAGCTCAAATCCTCCACCAACCTCTTCGAATTCAAAAAGGCCAAATCCACCCCTTCATCCATTACGATATCCCCTTCGGGAAAGCAATTCGCAACAATATCCTTCCCGGACCGCCAAGTCCGCGTCTTCGACTTTGGAACGGGCAAACTATACCGCAAGTACGACGAATCCCTGTCTACAATCACAGACATGCAACAAGCCGGAACAGCATTGTATACCCTGGACGCCGTCGAATTTGGCCGCCGTCTAGCTGTCGAGCGCGAGCTTGAAAACCCTGTTACCAAGCCCAAAGCAAACGTTATCTTTGACGAATCCAACCACTTCATTCTCTATGGCTCGCTCTACGGCGTGAAATGCATAAATACTTACACGAACCGTGTAGTCCGCGTCTACGCCAAAGACGAGCCTTTCCGCCCCCTCAATCTCGCAATGTACCAAGGCCAACCCCAGAAGAAGGGAGTTGTAACGGTGTCCATGGCCGCAAGTGCGAACCCGCTCCtagccgaagccgaagagcGCGATCCCATTCTCGTTACAACCGGCTTCGCAAAACTCCGCTTCTACCTCTTCACCAACGAAACCGAGATCTCAAAATCTACACGCGACGTCCACAATGAGAAACCCCGCGACATAGActccgcagccgcaacagcTGCATCCAACAAATCGGGGGAACTGGGCACGTCGGCTATCCTTCACACAACAATGGGCGACATCCACCTCCGCCTTTTCCCCAGCGCAGCCCCCAAAGCCGTCGAGAACTTCACGACTCACGCGAAAAACGGCTACTACAACAACACAATCTTCCATCGTGTGATCCGCAAGTTCATGATCCAGGGTGGAGATCCGCTCGGTGACGGGACCGGAGGCGAATCTATCTGGGGAGgagagtttgaggatgagTTCTCTGCTCTCAAGCATGATAAGCCGTATACATTGTCCATGGCAAACGCCGGACCGAACACGAATGGAAGTCAATTTTTTATCACTACGGAGAAGACACCCTGGTTGGACGGGAAGCATACGATTTTTGGCCGCGCGGTGCAGGGGCTTGATGTTGTGCATAAGATTGAGAATGTGAAGACGGTGAAGGAAAAGCCGGAGGTCGATGTGAAAATTGTCAGTATATCTGTTTCATGA
- a CDS encoding uncharacterized protein (transcript_id=CADANIAT00002317), producing MAIPVQSSTTSVELSSTTGTGERLHRADPSPLSAHDTSMMQASAEVDSQLPDGGYGWVAVSGCAVLTWWFTGTSYSWGILQAALVNDGVSSASTLAFVGSFAVACISFLGILNATLIRKFGTRVCGVLGIVFLGVGEILSGFALRSIGGLFVTAGAVMGVGISLCFMVVSVTPAQYFRAKRGIANGIVYAAGGLGGAVISFIVDALIQGTSLAWTFRALGLITLATGIPAALLIKERAPIPKSAFVEWNLFRDVRFALLFLAGAIATFPLFVPPFFLPLYTSSLGMKSSVGAGVVAAFNFSSALGRLMCGFFSDRLGPLNTLFLSLLLSAVSMLVLWPISSSVAPLVAFVIINGMANGGFFSTIPTVVGNVFGSARGAPIAGYILDASGGEQGGYEAYRPAIFYAGSLAFAAAVLAAAIRLKADINLKKRL from the exons ATGGCGATACCCGTCCAGTCCTCGACCACATCTGTGGAGTTGTCCTCGACGACTGGCACTGGAGAACGCCTGCATCGAGCAGACCCTTCCCCGCTCTCCGCCCACGATACAAGCATGATGCAAGCATCTGCCGAAGTTGACTCGCAGCTCCCAGACGGCGGCTATGGATGGGTGGCAGTATCCGGCTGCGCAGTGTTGACATGGTGGTTCACCGGGACATCCTACAGTTGGGGCATTCTGCAAGCAGCACTCGTGAACGACGGAGTCTCGTCTGCGTCAACTCTCGCATTTGTCGGCTCGTTCGCTGTGGCTTGCATCTCGTTCCTGGGAATCTTGAATGCGACGCTGATTCGCAAGTTTGGAACGCGGGTCTGCGGCGTGCTCGGGATTGTGTTCCTTGGTGTTGGGGAGATTCTGAGCGGGTTCGCGCTCAGGAGTATTGGAGGATTGTTTGTTACCGCGGGGGCGGTTATGGGAGTTGGGATCAG TCTATGTTTTATG GTCGTCTCAGTCACACCAGCGCAGTACTTCAGAGCTAAGCGCGGAATCGCCAACGGCATCGTCTACGCGGCCGGCGGGCTCGGCGGCGCAGTCATCAGTTTCATTGTGGACGCTCTCATCCAAGGCACCAGCCTCGCATGGACATTCAGAGCTCTGGGGCTGATAACCCTAGCAACGGGCATCCCAGCAGCGCTCTTAATAAAAGAGCGCGCGCCAATTCCCAAATCCGCTTTTGTGGAATG GAACCTTTTCCGCGACGTTCGAttcgcccttctcttcctcgctgGTGCAATCGCCACATTTCCACTCTTTGTGccccccttcttccttcctctctaCACTTCCTCGCTAGGTATGAAGTCCTCCGTTGGCGCTGGCGTAGTCGCAGCCTTCAACTTTTCTTCCGCGCTCGGAAGACTCATGTGTGGGTTCTTCAGCGATAGGTTGGGTCCACTAAACactctcttcctttctctaCTGCTTAGTGCTGTGAGCATGCTTGTTCTTTGGCCCATATCAAGCTCAGTAGCACCACTTGTTGCGTTTGTTATAATCAACGGAATGGCGAACGGTGGGTTCTTCTCCACTATTCCGACTGTTGTAGGGAATGTCTTTGGCTCGGCGAGA GGCGCGCCTATCGCGGGATACATCCTGGACGCTTCCGGCGGCGAGCAGGGAGGATACGAAGCGTACAGACCGGCCATTTTCTACGCTGGGTCACTTGCTTTTGCGGCGGCAGTCTTAGCAGCTGCGATACGATTGAAGGCTGATATAAACCTGAAGAAGAGGCTGTAG
- a CDS encoding chaperonin-containing T-complex subunit CCT2 (transcript_id=CADANIAT00002318), whose amino-acid sequence MASFANPTQIFADDVIEEKGENARLSAFVGAIAVGDLVKSTLGPKGMDKILQSASTGEILVTNDGATILKAIALDNAAAKVLVNISKVQDDEVGDGTTSVTVLAAELLREAEKLVNRKIHPQTIIEGYRIASRAALDALDKVAVDRSDDMEKFRKDLHSIARTTLSSKVLAQDRDQFAALACDAVLRLRGSTDLSHIQIIKKAGGKLSDSYLDEGFILDKKIGVNQPKRLENAKILVANTAMDTDKVKIFGARVKVESTGKLAELEKAEREKMKAKVERIKAHGINCFVNRQLIYNWPEQLFTEAGIMSIEHADFDGIERLALVTGGEIASTFDHPDQVKLGSCDLIEEVIIGEDTLIKFSGVAAGQACTIVLRGATEQLLDEAERSLHDALAVLSQTVKDPRVTLGGGCAEMVMSKAVEQAAQNTTGKKQLAVDSFAHALKQLPTILADNAGLDSSDLVTRLRTAINNGMTSSGLDLLTPGGGIADMRELGVVESYKLKKAVVSSASEAAELLLRVDNIIRAAPRRRDRM is encoded by the exons ATG GCATCCTTCGCCAACCCCACACAGATCTTTGCGGACGATGTTATtgaggagaaaggagagaatgCACGTCTCTCGGCCTTCGTCGGCGCCATCGCCGTCGGAGATCTCGTTAAGAGCACATTAGGTCCCAAGGGCATGGACAAGATTTTACAATCAGC GTCCACCGGAGAAATACTCGTTACAAACGACGGTGCCACGATCCTCAAAGCCATTGCCCTTGATAACGCCGCTGCAAAAGTACTAGTCAACATTTCCAAGGTCCAGGATGACGAAGTTGGTGATGGGACAACCTCCGTGACGGTGTTGGCCGCCGAGCTGCTGCGGGAAGCCGAAAAGCTTGTCAACCGCAAGATTCACCCACAGACTATCATCGAAGGATACCGTATTGCCAGCCGTGCTGCCCTCGATGCTCTCGACAAGGTTGCTGTTGACCGCAGTGACGACATGGAGAAGTTCCGCAAAGACCTCCACTCGATTGCCCGCACTACCCTCAGCTCTAAGGTCCTGGCCCAGGACCGCGACCAGTTCGCTGCTCTTGCCTGCGATGCCGTTCTTCGACTTCGGGGCTCAACCGACTTGAGCCacatccagatcatcaaaAAAGCCGGCGGAAAGCTCAGTGACTCTTACCTCGACGAGGGTTTCATTCTTGATAAGAAGATTGGTGTCAACCAACCGAAGCGCCTGGAAAATGCTAAGATTCTTGTTGCAAACACAGCGATGGACACAGATAAGGTGAAGATCTTCGGAGCGCGCGTGAAGGTCGAGTCAACAGGGAAGTTGGCGGAATTGGAGAAGGCAGAGCgtgagaagatgaaggccaaGGTTGAGCGGATCAAGGCACACGGGATCAACTGCTTTGTCAACCGACAACTCATTTACAACTGGCCCGAACAGCTGTTCACCGAGGCTGGTATCATGTCAATCGAGCACGCCGACTTTGACGGCATTGAGCGACTGGCGCTGGTTACCGGTGGAGAGATCGCCTCGACTTTCGACCACCCCGACCAGGTCAAGCTGGGGTCTTGTGACCTGATCGAGGAGGTCATTATTGGCGAAGATACCCTCATCAAATTCTCCGGCGTAGCTGCTGGCCAAGCTTGCACAATCGTTCTCCGCGGCGCCACAGAGCAActtctcgacgaagccgaGCGTTCGCTGCACGATGCTCTGGCAGTACTGTCTCAGACCGTCAAGGATCCCCGAGTGACTCTTGGTGGTGGATGCGCAGAGATGGTCATGTCCAAGGCTGTCGAGCAGGCTGCCCAGAACACCACGGGTAAGAAGCAACTTGCTGTCGATTCGTTCGCACATGCTCTCAAGCAGCTTCCTACAATTTTGGCCGACAATGCCGGTCTCGATTCAAGTGACCTTGTTACCCGACTACGAACCGCGATCAACAACGGTATGACGAGCTCTGGGCTGGATCTGCTCACACCTGGCGGTGGCATTGCCGACATGCGCGAGTTGGGTGTTGTGGAGAGCTAcaaattgaagaaggctgttgTGTCGTCTGCTTCGGAAGCAGCTGAG CTTCTCCTCCGTGTGGACAACATTATCCGCGCCGCTCCTCGTCGACGTGACCGGATGTAA
- a CDS encoding uncharacterized protein (transcript_id=CADANIAT00002320), which yields MLLGSSGSSGTSATSGSWPFAPSLSLSTFFYLSLALTTSILAQDVQLRPTAASSSFPACGLTCSVLAQADDSCTPPTAQVTNQETYVSCFCQSDLLKNFQTTADGTCDDTCTSTEDRQLLQQWYVDFCNSGGGTESNSGSTEDSTSNSNSENNSGSGNNSNNGTSNANSTADSSGSSAASGRAGPESWWDGHYQWVIMVIVLAVGFTVIAIVGVWLKRRHDKKHPNLYHATQSASDSRIFQNRNPEALVPRARSVNTVSFASSSRTNVGPLNRQGPSPSPLQNSQGVDSGVEIREAPR from the exons ATGCTTCTAGGGTCTTCAGGGTCTTCAGGGACCTCAGCGACTTCAGGGTCTTGGCCCTTCGCTCCCTCACTCTCGCTCTCGACATTTTTCTACCTTTCACTCGCTCTTACCACCAGTATTCTCGCACAAGATGTTCAACTTCGACCTAccgccgcttccagctcatTTCCAGCCTGCGGATTGACCTGCTCCGTCCTCGCACAAGCCGACGATTCCTGCACACCTCCCACCGCTCAGGTGACCAATCAAGAGACTTACGTCTCCTGCTTCTGCCAGTCAGACCTCCTGAAGAATTTCCAGACGACCGCCGATGGGACATGTGATGACACCTGCACGAGTACCGAAGATCGTcagctcctgcagcagtGGTATGTCGATTTCTGCAACAGCGGAGGCGGTACGGAAAGCAATTCCGGATCGACGGAAGACTCGACGAGTAACAGCAACTCGGAGAACAATAGCGGTAGCGGAAATAATAGTAATAATGGCACTTCAAACGCAAATTCTACGGCGGacagctccggctcctccGCGGCTTCTGGCAGAGCGGGTCCAGAATCATG GTGGGATGGCCATTACCAGTGGGTGATCATGGTTATTGTCCTTGCTGTCGGATTCACCGTCATAGCCATTGTCGGGGTCTGGCTCAAACGGCGCCACGACAAAAAGCATCCGAACCTTTACCACGCTACTCAAAGCGCAAGCGACAGCCGGATATTCCAGAACCGCAACCCGGAGGCTCTCGTGCCGCGCGCTCGCTCTGTCAACACAGTCTCCTTCGCCAGCAGCTCGCGCACAAACGTTGGCCCGCTGAATCGGCAAGGTCCCTCGCCATCGCCTTTGCAAAATTCGCAAGGCGTAGATAGCGGCGTGGAGATCAGGGAGGCACCGCGATAG
- a CDS encoding uncharacterized protein (transcript_id=CADANIAT00002321): MSSQKVYIDHLLLQFSQEQFDYVPKWISDHFTVIDGGVHTGGWSRNKLIVFKDGTYLELYNWITKPEDWRKRLPGDFALTALDPISAEASRERIVDALASEPGDGGIGVTYLPPQGGGRKNAEGVDIRWEIVKAGYTHGESTPRDEFFPRGRTDAPFFCHDLTPRRRRVTFDLPSVTQHPSGATGIDRIEVLVPRGKFRAYTDLYTSIVGAAPQEDEGRAAFKLSAPGIPNLSGSLYIRPAETEADEQFLQEKGVGISSLLLRSEIGESFSFPIAGYLQ; the protein is encoded by the exons ATGTCATCCCAGAAAGTCTACATTGATCACCTTCTACTCCAATTCAGTCAAGAGCAGTTCGACTATGTTCCAAAATGGATTTCAGATCACTTTACCGTGATAGACGGCGGAGTCCACACAG GTGGCTGGAGCCGCAACAAGCTTATCGTCTTTAAAGACGGGACATACCTTGAGCTGTATAATTGGATTACAAAGCCGGAGGACTGGAGGAAGCGGCTACCTGGAGACTTTGCCTTGACGGCATTGGACCCCATCTCTGCCGAAGCGAGCAGGGAGCGGATCGTGGATGCACTAGCAAGCGAACCCGGTGACGGCGGGATCGGAGTGACCTACCTCCCACCCCAAGGAGGGGGACGCAAGAATGCCGAAGGTGTAGACATCCGCTGGGAGATTGTCAAGGCAGGGTATACCCATGGAGAATCAACTCCACGAGACGAATTTTTCCCAAGGGGACGCACAGATGCACCCTTCTTCTGCCATGATCTTACCCCGCGCCGGCGGCGTGTTACGTTTGACTTGCCGTCCGTAACGCAGCATCCGTCGGGCGCCACGGGAATAGACCGCATTGAGGTTCTAGTTCCCAGGGGGAAGTTCCGCGCGTATACGGACCTCTACACGTCCATTGTCGGAGCCGCCccgcaagaagatgaaggtagAGCCGCTTTCAAGCTATCTGCACCTGGTATACCAAACCTCTCTGGGTCCCTGTATATTCGCCCGGCGGAGACGGAAGCAGACGAGCAATTCTTGCAAGAAAAGGGCGTCGGTATTAGTTCGCTGCTCTTGCGGTCGGAGATTGGCGAGTCGTTCAGTTTTCCAATCGCGGGATACCTCCAGTGA